From the genome of Candidatus Omnitrophota bacterium:
AGTCCGCAGACAGCGGAAACATTATTCAATCCTTCGAGCGTCACAGCGTCTCTCAATGAGGAAGACTCCTCACGCGCCCTGACGGGGTCTTCGGCTTCGCCCCATAACAGATACTGCCCCGCCATACCGTGCAATCCGGGGAATTCCCCCACCGTTTGGGTGACAATATCGCAGTAAAGAAGTTTAGCTGTTTTTCTCACTTCCCCGGTCTCATTCGGACAGTAAATTTTCGCCAGTTCCCCCGAGTCCCGTATTATTCTTTCCGCTTTCTCGTAAAGCGTGGAGAATTTACCCATGTAATTGACATGCTTAAGATCATCATAATATTCAACGAGTTTTTTCTTTCTGTCGTTCTCCCAAAAGAATTTTGTGTCTTCAAAGCGCGCGGTGACGCATCGCTCGTAGTTGTCCCTCACCTCGCGGGCATTATCCGAAACCCCGTCAACAACGAATATGAACTGGTTGACCATGCCTTTTTTGTCATAAACGGCGAAACATTTCTGGTGGAATTCAAGCGTCACCTTCAGGAATTCATGCGGCAGTTCAAGGAACTTCTCGTCAAAACTTCCGGTCAGAACCCGGGGATATTCGCAGATACCCGCCGTTTCCTCCGTTAATTCAGCCGATGGATTTGAATAGAGAGGCGCTTTCAGGGCATCTTTAAGCTGTTCCTCAAAAAAATCACGCCGCGTTTTCCTGTCAGCGAGAATCCTTGAAGATTTAAGATTTTTCTCATACAGAGCGGGCGATTCTATTTTGATATTCTCTCCCATGAAAGCCCTGCTGGTTTTAGAGCCGGGGATACCGAAGCAGTCCAGCTTCAAAGCTTTTTTACCGAACATCACCAGAATATTTCTCACCGGCCGCGGGAAAGAATGAGCGCCCCATCTCATGGTTTTTGAAAATTTAATCCCTTCAAGAGCAAGCGCTATATTTTCTCTTATGACCTGTTCGCTGGATCTCGGAGGAACGGTTTTTTCCAGAAAAACATAGTTTCCCTTGTCCGTTTCCCTGACCCTTATATCAGCGCAATCGGCGGAATACTTACTCAGGAAACCTTCAAGCACTTTAGACGGCTTTCCCT
Proteins encoded in this window:
- the glyS gene encoding glycine--tRNA ligase subunit beta, producing MKSADFLVELWVEDMPVAVQLEAEFKLKEAVENLFEREKISGKFKKAFSTPRRLAVLFENVSRDIEEQKTAIKGPPDKISFDSEGKPSKVLEGFLSKYSADCADIRVRETDKGNYVFLEKTVPPRSSEQVIRENIALALEGIKFSKTMRWGAHSFPRPVRNILVMFGKKALKLDCFGIPGSKTSRAFMGENIKIESPALYEKNLKSSRILADRKTRRDFFEEQLKDALKAPLYSNPSAELTEETAGICEYPRVLTGSFDEKFLELPHEFLKVTLEFHQKCFAVYDKKGMVNQFIFVVDGVSDNAREVRDNYERCVTARFEDTKFFWENDRKKKLVEYYDDLKHVNYMGKFSTLYEKAERIIRDSGELAKIYCPNETGEVRKTAKLLYCDIVTQTVGEFPGLHGMAGQYLLWGEAEDPVRAREESSSLRDAVTLEGLNNVSAVCGLAERLNTLKSFFFAGMIPSTSKDPYGLRRAADGAVSMLAETEGADFKLPEI